A single genomic interval of Zobellia nedashkovskayae harbors:
- a CDS encoding substrate-binding domain-containing protein, with product MKTIKDIAEEAKVSTGTVDRVIHKRPGVSPKTREKVQKLLDKYDFERNILASTLAFKKKYRIATLIPSVISKNHFWHGPHLGMKSAAKEIQKYGVETHKFFFDQYDLKSYEQALDKILDLKPNGIVFAPFFYNTSLAFVEKLKEKEIPCVFINIDLDTPDKLTYIGQNALQSGYLCGKMINLITKPEESVAILTSQKNVGRHLAIETRMKGFLDYFSDHNSDKQIKKIIIDDFDTEMIEKALTKELESNKQISGIFVPSSAIFMIAKFLESRGLNNIRAIGYDTHIDNLEYIRKGSIDFAIDQNPFEQGYMGLKILTEYLLLNKTPKPKYNSAINIVTKENVDYFDVADTIEYAV from the coding sequence TTGAAAACGATTAAAGATATTGCCGAAGAAGCCAAGGTTTCTACAGGTACAGTAGACAGGGTAATTCATAAGCGTCCTGGAGTATCTCCTAAGACTAGGGAAAAAGTTCAGAAATTACTAGATAAGTACGATTTTGAAAGAAATATACTTGCCAGCACTTTGGCTTTCAAAAAGAAGTATAGAATTGCTACGCTAATACCATCGGTCATATCTAAAAATCACTTTTGGCATGGACCACATTTAGGGATGAAATCGGCCGCTAAGGAAATACAAAAATATGGTGTGGAAACACACAAGTTTTTCTTTGATCAATACGATTTAAAATCGTACGAACAGGCGCTAGATAAAATTCTAGATTTGAAACCCAACGGAATTGTTTTCGCCCCCTTCTTTTACAATACTTCATTGGCATTCGTAGAGAAATTAAAAGAAAAGGAAATACCCTGTGTGTTTATAAATATTGATTTAGATACTCCCGATAAACTGACTTACATTGGTCAAAATGCACTACAAAGTGGTTACTTGTGTGGCAAAATGATAAACCTGATTACCAAACCCGAAGAATCTGTAGCCATATTGACCTCGCAAAAAAATGTGGGTAGGCATTTGGCAATAGAGACTAGAATGAAGGGATTTTTAGATTACTTTTCCGACCATAACAGTGATAAGCAGATTAAAAAAATAATCATTGACGATTTTGATACGGAAATGATTGAAAAAGCACTTACCAAAGAATTGGAAAGCAATAAACAGATTTCCGGTATTTTCGTGCCGTCTAGTGCTATTTTCATGATTGCTAAATTTCTTGAAAGCAGAGGTCTCAACAATATACGCGCTATTGGTTATGACACCCATATAGATAATCTTGAATATATTAGAAAAGGATCTATTGATTTTGCCATAGATCAAAACCCTTTTGAGCAAGGGTATATGGGACTTAAAATACTCACAGAGTATCTACTTCTAAACAAAACGCCAAAACCTAAATACAATTCAGCCATAAATATAGTTACCAAAGAAAATGTAGACTATTTTGATGTTGCCGACACTATTGAGTACGCCGTTTAG
- a CDS encoding DUF3891 family protein, with translation MLINFLHDGVEVISHPAHGLLAGKIADKIRHKLFVDHWLETMTAIIEHDDEQISHKAKKSISKIGMPMDFAINTTPIAKSFEHAKAVFEKVNKKSSWSALILSHHLQFLYEDTAKDHAEFNIFLNDLKSFRATVCERYKVKPDKIAELYKIMIFADRLSLILCQDQVPQLGRELEINTSIDNKKYFIYESAKGNLIVKPWPFKESSFDLSLESRLLSEIKFKDEDEFDAFLAKAPIKIKSWTFSRE, from the coding sequence ATGCTTATAAATTTTTTACACGATGGAGTGGAGGTAATATCACATCCGGCACATGGCCTGTTGGCTGGTAAAATAGCTGATAAAATAAGACATAAACTCTTTGTTGATCATTGGTTAGAAACTATGACTGCTATAATTGAGCATGATGATGAACAGATATCGCATAAAGCTAAAAAGAGTATTTCTAAAATAGGAATGCCAATGGATTTTGCCATAAACACCACCCCAATAGCCAAATCGTTTGAGCATGCTAAAGCGGTTTTTGAAAAGGTGAATAAAAAATCTAGTTGGTCTGCTTTAATTCTGTCCCACCACCTTCAATTTTTGTATGAAGACACCGCTAAGGATCATGCTGAATTTAATATTTTCTTAAATGATTTAAAAAGTTTTAGAGCGACGGTTTGCGAGCGGTACAAAGTAAAGCCTGATAAGATCGCGGAACTCTATAAAATTATGATTTTTGCTGATAGATTATCTCTTATTTTATGTCAAGACCAAGTACCGCAGTTGGGTAGGGAACTAGAGATAAATACATCTATAGACAACAAAAAGTATTTTATATATGAATCTGCTAAAGGAAATCTAATTGTAAAACCTTGGCCTTTTAAAGAGAGTTCCTTTGACTTATCCTTGGAATCCCGTTTGCTATCGGAAATTAAATTTAAGGATGAAGATGAGTTTGATGCATTTCTGGCTAAAGCACCTATTAAAATAAAATCTTGGACATTTTCTCGCGAATAG
- a CDS encoding catalase, translating to MESKKTSKKEITSKDKQLQNYEVDYQKKPLTTRQGLKVNDTNNSLKSGERGATLLEDFLLREKIHNFDHERIPERIVHARGSGAHGYFELYESIEEYSKAGIFTDTSRKTPVFVRFSTVAGSKGSTDLARDVRGFAVKFYTDEGTWDLVGNNMPIFFIQDAMKFPDLIHSVKPEPHQEIPQAASAHDTFYDFVSLTPETLHNHIWVMSDRAIPRSFRMMEGFGIHTFRLINKEGKAHFVKFHWKPKLGVHSVTWDEAVKISGADSDFHRRDLWNAIEAGHFPEWELGLQIVPEEDEHKYDFDLLDPTKLIPEEMVPVKIIGKMVLNRNPENFFAETEQVAFMPGSIVPGIDFTNDPLLQGRLFSYRDTQLSRLGSHNFHQIPINRPVAEAQNNQRDGHMQTEIPKGRTAYFPNSIGGGCPYLSTVAEGGFESYQERIDAKKIRTRSESFNDHFSQPALFYRSLSDWEKEHIINAYSFELGKCEIKPIKERMLYLIAQIDENLANKVAKNIGLKVPSSVQEPINQAIGADANVEEQQPGEKKIYLEKSPKLSQANMHFNTIETRQIAILVANGFHMPDVMKMTDALEKKGAVIKLVAPHGGTIICDDNMEHKVDAAIMTTESVLFDAVFIPGGKKSIDALVSQSKFIKFVNEAYKHCKAIAVANEGKELLNKSEIQDFDNDEALFINGTPEDFIAAIAKHRNWNRREKAEKIPA from the coding sequence ATGGAATCTAAGAAAACATCTAAAAAAGAAATTACCTCCAAAGACAAACAACTTCAAAATTATGAGGTAGACTATCAGAAAAAGCCCTTAACTACAAGACAAGGACTCAAAGTAAACGATACCAACAACTCTTTAAAGTCCGGTGAACGTGGCGCCACTTTGTTAGAAGATTTTCTACTACGAGAAAAAATACACAATTTTGACCATGAGCGTATTCCAGAGCGAATAGTTCATGCTCGGGGAAGTGGAGCCCATGGCTATTTTGAGCTTTATGAGAGCATTGAAGAATATTCCAAGGCAGGTATATTCACAGATACCTCCCGTAAAACTCCTGTGTTTGTCCGTTTCTCTACCGTTGCAGGATCTAAGGGGTCCACAGATTTGGCACGAGATGTTAGGGGTTTTGCCGTAAAGTTTTATACCGATGAAGGAACATGGGATTTAGTAGGTAACAACATGCCCATATTCTTCATACAAGATGCCATGAAATTTCCAGACCTTATACATTCGGTAAAGCCTGAACCACATCAAGAAATACCTCAAGCAGCATCGGCCCATGACACGTTTTATGATTTTGTTTCCCTTACACCAGAAACGTTACATAATCATATTTGGGTAATGAGCGACCGTGCCATACCTCGTAGCTTCCGTATGATGGAAGGTTTTGGGATTCATACTTTTCGTCTTATAAACAAGGAAGGAAAGGCACATTTTGTAAAGTTTCACTGGAAACCTAAATTAGGAGTGCACTCCGTAACTTGGGATGAAGCAGTTAAAATTAGTGGTGCTGATTCCGATTTTCATCGTAGAGATTTATGGAACGCCATTGAAGCTGGACACTTTCCGGAATGGGAACTCGGTCTACAAATCGTACCCGAAGAAGACGAACATAAATACGATTTTGACCTTTTAGATCCCACTAAGCTTATTCCAGAAGAAATGGTACCCGTAAAAATAATAGGGAAAATGGTTCTGAATCGGAATCCTGAAAATTTCTTTGCAGAAACGGAGCAAGTGGCCTTTATGCCTGGTAGTATTGTACCGGGAATAGACTTCACGAACGATCCTTTATTACAGGGTAGATTGTTCTCTTATCGCGATACACAGCTTTCCCGCCTTGGATCGCACAATTTTCATCAAATACCAATAAATAGACCCGTTGCAGAAGCTCAAAACAACCAACGAGACGGGCATATGCAGACAGAAATCCCAAAAGGAAGAACTGCTTATTTCCCCAATTCCATAGGTGGCGGCTGCCCCTATCTTTCCACCGTTGCCGAAGGAGGATTTGAGTCATATCAAGAACGTATAGATGCAAAAAAAATAAGAACGAGAAGCGAAAGTTTTAATGACCATTTTTCTCAGCCAGCTCTATTTTACAGGAGTCTTTCAGATTGGGAAAAAGAACATATAATAAATGCTTATTCCTTTGAGCTGGGTAAATGCGAAATTAAACCTATTAAAGAAAGAATGTTGTACCTCATTGCTCAAATAGACGAAAACCTTGCAAATAAGGTAGCCAAGAACATAGGATTAAAAGTACCATCATCAGTTCAAGAACCCATTAATCAAGCAATTGGTGCAGATGCAAATGTGGAAGAGCAACAACCGGGAGAGAAAAAAATATATTTGGAGAAGTCACCCAAACTGAGTCAAGCAAATATGCATTTCAACACTATAGAAACACGTCAAATTGCGATATTGGTGGCTAATGGTTTCCACATGCCCGATGTAATGAAAATGACCGATGCCCTAGAAAAGAAGGGAGCTGTCATTAAATTGGTAGCACCCCATGGAGGCACTATTATTTGTGACGATAATATGGAACATAAAGTAGATGCCGCCATCATGACCACAGAAAGCGTACTCTTTGATGCCGTATTTATTCCAGGAGGGAAAAAATCCATAGATGCACTAGTATCACAATCTAAATTTATAAAGTTCGTAAACGAAGCTTATAAACATTGCAAAGCAATAGCCGTTGCCAATGAAGGAAAAGAGCTATTGAATAAAAGTGAAATACAAGATTTTGATAATGATGAAGCCCTATTTATTAATGGTACGCCAGAAGATTTTATTGCAGCCATAGCAAAACACCGTAATTGGAACAGAAGAGAGAAAGCGGAAAAAATACCCGCTTAA
- a CDS encoding SDR family oxidoreductase yields MSETATIEKGKENLDRPGLQANMKTQPETIKATYRGSNKLKGKIAVITGGDSGIGRAVAVHYAREGAKVAIVYLNETEDAEETKRMVENEGSQCLNLAGDLKDYDFCNHLVEQVMNTYGSIDILVNNAATQYTQKDFTDISIEQLKETFNTNILAMIYLTQQVFPHLKEGSRIINTTSITGYRGHKELVDYSSTKGAITSFTRALSSQLAPKKILVNGVAPGPIWTPLIPSTMDNIEDFGEDTPLGRCGQPSEVAPAYVYLASEDSTYMTGQILHINGGEVIGG; encoded by the coding sequence ATGTCAGAAACAGCAACAATTGAAAAAGGAAAAGAAAATTTAGATAGACCGGGTCTTCAGGCCAATATGAAAACTCAGCCAGAAACTATTAAAGCTACCTACAGAGGGAGTAATAAGTTAAAAGGCAAAATAGCGGTGATCACTGGAGGGGATAGTGGAATAGGACGTGCAGTGGCTGTACACTATGCCAGAGAAGGAGCCAAGGTAGCTATTGTCTATTTAAATGAAACCGAAGATGCAGAAGAAACAAAACGCATGGTAGAAAACGAGGGGTCACAATGTCTAAACTTGGCGGGAGATCTTAAAGATTATGATTTTTGTAATCATCTGGTAGAGCAGGTAATGAATACTTATGGTAGTATAGATATTCTGGTAAATAATGCAGCTACTCAATACACTCAAAAAGACTTTACAGATATTTCTATTGAACAGCTAAAGGAAACTTTTAATACTAATATTCTTGCCATGATTTACCTTACCCAACAGGTATTTCCACATTTAAAGGAAGGCTCCAGAATTATAAATACTACATCAATAACAGGTTACAGAGGGCATAAGGAGTTAGTAGATTATTCTTCTACTAAAGGGGCAATTACTTCTTTTACACGAGCCTTATCGTCTCAATTGGCACCCAAAAAGATTTTGGTAAACGGTGTTGCTCCAGGTCCTATATGGACCCCTTTAATTCCTTCAACTATGGATAATATAGAAGATTTTGGAGAAGATACGCCTTTGGGAAGGTGCGGACAACCCTCTGAAGTTGCACCGGCCTATGTGTATCTAGCATCTGAAGATAGCACCTATATGACAGGGCAAATATTACACATTAACGGTGGTGAAGTAATAGGCGGATAG